A genomic stretch from Chitinophaga agri includes:
- the der gene encoding ribosome biogenesis GTPase Der, translating to MAGFTVAIVGRPNVGKSTLFNRLLEQRKAIVDDVSGVTRDRQYGVADWNGKSFNVIDTGGFVSRSEDVFEREIRKQVKIAMEEANLLLFMCDVATGITDLDSEMANLLRRSSKPVIVVINKVDNSSRQLEATEFYSLGFDNLFFISSISGSGTGELLDEITSKIPEDDETKELNEQAAELPKIAIIGQPNVGKSSLLNALIGEERNIVSDIPGTTRDTIHTHYKMFQKDFVLIDTAGLRRKNKVQEDLEFYSVIRAIKAMDEADVCLLLLDATKGITAQDLSIFSLAGRKGKGLVVLVNKWDLIEDKSTNSARDYEKDLKSRLAPFNNVPVIFTSVVEKQRIFKAIEEALRVYDNRKRKVQTSKLNEVMLKAIESFHPPVVRGIPIRIKYVTQLPTYTPAFAFFCNLPDDVKTPYRNYLENQLRSNFDFEGVPLKLFFRKK from the coding sequence ATGGCAGGATTTACAGTAGCAATCGTCGGTCGTCCAAATGTAGGGAAATCAACCCTCTTCAACCGTTTGCTGGAACAGCGTAAAGCCATTGTGGATGACGTGAGCGGCGTTACGCGTGACAGACAATACGGTGTGGCCGACTGGAACGGGAAATCGTTCAACGTGATTGATACGGGTGGTTTTGTATCCAGAAGTGAAGATGTTTTTGAGCGTGAGATACGCAAACAGGTAAAAATAGCAATGGAGGAAGCAAACCTCCTGCTGTTCATGTGTGATGTAGCTACAGGTATTACTGATCTGGATTCCGAAATGGCAAATCTGCTGCGTCGCTCTTCCAAACCAGTGATCGTCGTGATCAACAAGGTAGATAACAGTAGCCGTCAGCTGGAAGCAACGGAATTCTATAGCCTCGGCTTCGACAACCTGTTTTTTATCTCTTCCATTAGTGGTAGTGGTACCGGCGAACTGCTGGACGAAATTACCAGTAAGATCCCGGAAGACGATGAAACAAAGGAACTGAATGAACAGGCAGCAGAACTGCCTAAGATCGCGATCATCGGTCAGCCGAACGTAGGTAAATCCTCCCTGCTGAACGCCCTGATCGGTGAAGAAAGGAACATTGTATCTGATATTCCGGGTACTACCCGCGATACCATCCATACGCACTACAAAATGTTCCAGAAAGACTTCGTACTGATCGATACTGCGGGCTTACGCCGTAAGAATAAAGTTCAGGAAGATCTGGAATTCTATTCTGTGATCCGCGCCATCAAAGCGATGGACGAGGCAGATGTATGTTTGCTGCTGCTGGATGCCACAAAAGGTATCACTGCACAGGATCTCAGTATTTTCAGCCTGGCCGGCCGTAAAGGTAAAGGCCTGGTGGTACTGGTCAACAAATGGGACCTGATCGAAGATAAAAGCACTAACTCGGCCAGGGACTACGAAAAAGACCTGAAAAGCCGTCTGGCGCCATTCAACAACGTACCGGTGATCTTTACCTCTGTAGTAGAGAAACAGCGTATCTTCAAAGCTATTGAAGAAGCACTGCGTGTATACGATAACCGTAAGCGTAAAGTGCAGACTTCCAAACTGAATGAGGTGATGCTGAAGGCGATCGAGTCTTTCCATCCGCCAGTTGTGAGAGGTATCCCTATCAGGATCAAGTATGTAACACAGCTGCCGACCTATACACCGGCTTTTGCGTTCTTCTGTAACCTGCCGGATGATGTAAAAACGCCGTATCGTAACTACCTTGAAAATCAGCTTCGTAGCAATTTTGATTTTGAAGGCGTTCCATTAAAATTATTCTTTAGAAAGAAATAA
- the era gene encoding GTPase Era, whose translation MHKAGFVNIFGKANAGKSTLMNALVGEKLAIVSPKVQTTRHRITGVVTTPEYQIVFSDTPGIIDPRYRLHEKMMGAVKSALEDADVAMLIMDAKDNLEENLSLFASLRLKARSVLVINKSDLLLKEELDVIVQKCEEWGKAEKVVVISAMQGKGIPALLATVVSMLPESEPFYPEDTLTDKSTRFFVGEIIREKIFHLFDEEIPYHTAVAVSQFQEKNTLTKISAEIIVTRETQKAIILGDKGASIKKIGTLARQDIEKFIGQKVFLELFVKVRGKWRDNDNYLKEYGY comes from the coding sequence ATGCATAAAGCTGGGTTTGTAAATATCTTCGGAAAAGCCAATGCAGGGAAAAGTACCCTGATGAATGCTCTTGTGGGCGAAAAACTGGCCATTGTATCGCCGAAGGTACAGACAACCAGGCACCGCATCACGGGCGTGGTCACAACACCGGAATACCAGATCGTATTCTCTGATACCCCCGGTATTATTGATCCCCGTTACCGCCTGCACGAAAAGATGATGGGCGCTGTTAAGTCCGCACTGGAAGATGCTGATGTGGCCATGCTGATCATGGACGCAAAAGATAATCTCGAAGAAAACCTCTCCCTGTTCGCATCACTAAGGCTGAAAGCACGCAGTGTACTGGTGATCAACAAATCAGACCTGCTGTTAAAAGAAGAGCTGGACGTGATCGTACAGAAATGTGAGGAGTGGGGGAAAGCGGAAAAGGTGGTTGTAATATCAGCCATGCAGGGAAAAGGCATTCCGGCTTTGCTGGCCACTGTCGTATCCATGCTGCCAGAGAGCGAACCCTTCTATCCGGAAGATACTTTAACCGATAAGTCTACACGCTTCTTCGTAGGCGAGATCATCCGGGAAAAAATATTCCACCTCTTTGATGAGGAGATCCCTTATCATACAGCAGTGGCTGTATCTCAGTTCCAGGAAAAGAACACGCTGACAAAGATCTCAGCTGAGATTATCGTAACGCGTGAAACGCAGAAAGCGATTATTCTGGGCGACAAAGGAGCTTCCATTAAAAAGATCGGTACACTGGCCCGCCAGGATATCGAGAAGTTTATTGGTCAGAAAGTGTTTCTTGAACTATTTGTGAAGGTACGCGGTAAGTGGCGGGACAATGATAATTATTTAAAGGAATACGGGTATTAA
- a CDS encoding single-stranded DNA-binding protein produces the protein MIKLQLIGHLGHDAVQRNVNGNTVLGFRMAHTERYRTKEGVLQERTTWVDCSCWNKEKLGRFLTTGTQVYVEGTPSADTYVNAQGDNISIMRLRVSSLQLLASRRGDGKREQEVEEMVMENEDPADDLPF, from the coding sequence ATGATTAAACTACAATTAATCGGGCATCTGGGACATGATGCCGTACAGCGGAATGTGAACGGCAATACTGTTCTTGGTTTTCGCATGGCGCATACAGAGCGTTACCGTACGAAGGAAGGCGTCTTACAGGAAAGGACTACCTGGGTCGATTGTTCCTGCTGGAACAAGGAAAAGCTGGGACGTTTTCTTACAACAGGTACCCAGGTATATGTGGAAGGAACGCCTTCGGCAGATACATATGTGAATGCGCAGGGAGACAACATTTCTATCATGCGGTTGCGGGTGAGTAGCCTGCAGCTGCTGGCCAGCCGCCGTGGCGATGGCAAACGGGAGCAGGAGGTAGAAGAGATGGTGATGGAGAATGAGGATCCTGCGGACGACCTGCCGTTTTAG
- a CDS encoding TonB-dependent receptor — translation MRQLLFLLLLCSLSTVHAQTVLTGVVTDKSSGKPLEGVSVSIPAINAGMQTNASGQYRFNIPSKGRYTLQVSYLGFKPFTTAIDANGNTIRNDFSLEETGLFVKPVEITSLRAGEHAPFAQSTLTAEEIKKQNLGQDLPLLLNQLPGVVTNSDAGTGIGYTGIRVRGSDITRINVTTNGIPINDAESQGTFFVNMPDFASSVSSIQLQRGVGTSTNGAGAFGASLNLSTNEFRDKAYGEVSTSFGSFNSWKHTVKAGSGLINNHFTIDARLSKISSDGYMERAASDLKSFYTSAAYISKNTAIRLNVFSGKEKTYQAWNGVPQDSMPVHRRYNSAGQRADGTYYDNETDNYQQDHYQLFLNQSLNSKLDFNVAAHYTRGRGYYEQYREQEAFADYGLPEPVVNGAPVTHTDLVRQRWLDNHFFGGVFSVNYKGEKLHWSLGGGWNRYEGDHYGNVIWAQYAIPKDYRYYTNDAFKRDLNFYGKGEYKITSALRLFADLQYRTVQYNINGFDGNPSLIQHNSYNFFNPKAGISYTLNERQEVYASFAVGNKEPNRDDFEAGLKNTPKHETLHDVEAGYTYRTGNVVLQANAYYMNYKNQLVQTGQLNDVGAYTRTNIPDSYRTGIELQGSTRLGRLFTLSANAALSRNKVKNFNNFVDNYDTGVQDTVVYNSTNIAFSPSFVGGYTLSARPVKNLEVSLIGKYVSRQYMDNSQVKERSLDGYYTNDLRLNYVIPQRLFKELGVQFMLNNIWNAKYAPNGWTYAYKEEGREKSSNAYYPMAGTNFFAGINIAF, via the coding sequence ATGAGACAATTATTATTCCTTTTGCTGCTCTGCAGCTTAAGTACTGTGCATGCGCAAACTGTGCTGACCGGAGTCGTTACCGACAAATCCAGCGGCAAACCACTCGAAGGCGTTTCTGTAAGTATCCCTGCCATCAATGCCGGTATGCAGACAAACGCCAGTGGACAGTACCGCTTCAACATCCCGTCCAAAGGCCGCTATACCTTACAGGTGAGCTACCTCGGATTCAAACCATTTACTACAGCGATCGATGCAAATGGCAATACTATCCGTAATGATTTTTCGCTCGAAGAAACGGGCCTATTTGTAAAACCTGTAGAGATCACCAGTCTGCGTGCTGGTGAACATGCGCCGTTTGCGCAGTCTACGCTGACCGCGGAAGAGATCAAAAAACAGAATCTCGGTCAGGACCTGCCGCTGTTACTGAATCAGCTGCCTGGTGTGGTGACCAATTCTGATGCCGGTACAGGTATCGGTTATACTGGTATCCGTGTCAGAGGGTCTGACATCACCCGTATTAATGTAACTACCAACGGTATTCCTATTAATGATGCAGAATCACAGGGTACTTTCTTTGTCAACATGCCCGACTTTGCTTCCTCTGTAAGCAGCATACAGCTGCAACGTGGTGTAGGTACTTCTACCAACGGCGCCGGCGCTTTTGGTGCTTCCCTGAACCTCAGCACGAATGAATTCAGAGACAAGGCATATGGTGAAGTGAGCACCAGCTTCGGCTCTTTCAATTCCTGGAAACATACGGTGAAAGCGGGTTCCGGGCTGATCAACAATCACTTCACCATCGATGCAAGACTGTCAAAGATCTCTTCTGATGGCTACATGGAACGTGCTGCTTCTGATCTGAAATCATTCTATACTTCTGCTGCCTATATTTCCAAGAATACAGCTATCCGCCTGAACGTCTTCTCCGGTAAGGAAAAAACCTACCAGGCATGGAACGGTGTACCACAGGATTCTATGCCTGTACACCGCAGGTATAATTCCGCCGGACAACGTGCTGATGGTACGTACTACGATAATGAAACTGACAACTATCAGCAGGACCACTATCAGCTATTCCTGAACCAGTCCCTGAACAGCAAACTTGATTTCAACGTTGCCGCACACTATACACGCGGAAGAGGTTATTATGAGCAATACCGTGAACAGGAAGCATTTGCTGATTATGGCCTCCCTGAGCCGGTAGTTAACGGCGCACCTGTTACGCATACGGACCTGGTAAGGCAACGCTGGCTGGATAATCACTTCTTCGGGGGTGTGTTCTCTGTAAACTATAAAGGTGAAAAACTGCACTGGAGCCTGGGTGGCGGCTGGAACCGCTATGAAGGAGATCACTATGGTAATGTGATCTGGGCACAATATGCTATTCCCAAAGACTACAGATATTATACGAACGATGCATTCAAGCGCGATCTGAACTTTTATGGAAAAGGTGAATATAAGATCACATCCGCACTACGTCTGTTCGCTGATCTGCAATACCGCACCGTACAATATAACATTAACGGATTTGATGGCAATCCGTCACTGATACAACATAACTCCTACAATTTCTTCAATCCGAAAGCCGGTATTTCCTACACACTGAATGAGCGCCAGGAAGTATATGCATCGTTTGCAGTGGGTAACAAAGAACCGAACAGAGATGACTTCGAAGCTGGTCTGAAGAACACGCCAAAACATGAAACACTGCATGATGTGGAAGCAGGTTATACCTACCGTACCGGGAATGTTGTCTTACAGGCAAACGCCTATTACATGAACTATAAAAATCAGCTGGTACAGACAGGTCAGCTGAATGATGTAGGTGCCTATACCCGTACCAATATCCCGGACAGCTACCGTACAGGCATCGAGTTACAGGGCAGCACGCGTCTGGGCCGCCTGTTCACACTTTCAGCGAATGCAGCCCTCAGCCGTAATAAGGTGAAAAACTTCAACAACTTCGTTGACAACTACGATACCGGCGTACAGGACACCGTAGTATACAATAGCACGAACATTGCGTTCTCGCCGTCTTTCGTAGGTGGTTATACGTTATCTGCAAGACCGGTGAAAAATCTGGAAGTAAGTCTGATCGGTAAATATGTAAGCAGGCAGTACATGGATAACTCCCAGGTGAAAGAACGCAGCCTGGACGGGTATTATACCAATGACCTGCGTTTGAATTATGTCATCCCGCAGCGGCTGTTTAAAGAGCTGGGTGTGCAGTTCATGCTAAACAATATCTGGAATGCTAAGTACGCTCCTAACGGATGGACCTACGCATACAAAGAAGAAGGGCGTGAAAAATCGTCTAACGCATATTATCCGATGGCTGGCACCAATTTCTTTGCCGGCATCAATATAGCCTTCTAA